Proteins encoded in a region of the Hippopotamus amphibius kiboko isolate mHipAmp2 chromosome 11, mHipAmp2.hap2, whole genome shotgun sequence genome:
- the LOC130830787 gene encoding BOLA class I histocompatibility antigen, alpha chain BL3-7-like encodes MRVMAPGTLLLLLSGALALTQTRAGSHSLRYFDTGVSRPGRGEPRFIAVGYVDGTQFVRFDSDAPNPREEPRAPWVQQEGPEYWDRNTRIYKHHAQTLRVNLNTLRGYYNQSEAGSHSIQRMYGCEVGPDGRLLHGYEQHAYDGADYIALNEDLSSWTAADAAAQITKRKWETAGWAEQLRNYLEGTCVEWLHRYLEHGKDTLLRADPPKTHVTHHPISDREVTLRCWALGFYPEEISLTWQRDGEDQTQDMELVETRPAGDGTFQKWVALVVPSGEEQRYTCRVQHGGLQEPLTLRWEPPQPSVPIMGIIAGLVLCMAVVAGAVIWRKRCSGEKGRSYTQAASSDSALGSDV; translated from the exons ATGCGGGTCATGGCGCCGGGAaccctcctcctgctgctctcGGGGGCCCTGGCCCTGACCCAGACCCGGGCGG gctccCACTCCCTGAGGTATTTCGACACCGGGGTGTCCCGGCCCGGCCGCGGGGAGCCCCGCTTCATCGCCGTCGGCTACGTGGACGGCACGCAGTTCGTGCGGTTCGACAGCGACGCCCCGAATCCgagggaggagccgcgggcgCCGTGGGTGCAGCAGGAGGGGCCGGAGTATTGGGATCGGAACACGCGGATCTACAAGCACCACGCACAGACTCTCCGAGTGAACCTGAACACCCTGCGCGGCTACTACAACCAGAGCGAGGCCG GGTCTCACAGCATCCAGAGGATGTACGGCTGCGAGGTGGGGCCGGACGGGCGCCTCCTCCACGGGTACGAACAGCACGCCTACGACGGCGCCGATTACATCGCCCTGAACGAGGACCTGAGCTCCTGGACCGCGGCGGACGCGGCGGCTCAGATCACCAAGCGCAAGTGGGAGACGGCGGGTTGGGCGGAGCAACTGAGGAACTACCTGGAGGGCACGTGTGTGGAGTGGCTCCACAGATACCTGGAGCACGGGAAGGACACGCTGCTGCGCGCAG ACCCTCCAAAGACACACGTGACCCATCACCCCATCTCTGACCGTGAGGTCACCCTcaggtgctgggccctgggcttctACCCTGAGGAGATCTCACTGACCTGGCAGCGTGATGGGGAGGACCAGACCCAGGACATGGAGCTTGTGGAGACCAGGCCTGCAGGGGATGGAACCTTCCAGAAGTGGGTGGCCCTGGTGGTGCCTTCTGGAGAGGAGCAGAGATACACCTGCCGAGTGCAGCACGGGGGGCTTCAGGAGCCCCTCACCCTGAGATGGG agCCCCCTCAGCCCTCCGTCCCCATCATGGGCATCATTGCTGGCCTGGTTCTCTGCATGGCTGTGGTGGCTGGAGCTGTGATCTGGAGGAAGAGGTGCTCAG GTGAAAAGGGAAGGAGCTACACTCAGGCTGCAA GCAGTGACAGTGCCCTGGGCTCTGATGTGTGA
- the LOC130830857 gene encoding swi5-dependent recombination DNA repair protein 1 homolog encodes MVEGEVKQDFKMKSPSDSAVMLPSTPQAGANPPSPRKSSWRKQPMSATLRERLRKTRSSFNSCYSVVKRLKVESEENDQTFSDKPAPSTEENCLEFQENFKHIDSEFEESTYLKNTFKNINECESKSLDTESCRDLQNDFMNETLPNHGLNKEKVKLVKQIQEKEDLLRRLKLVKMYRSKVNG; translated from the exons ATGGTGGAGGGAGAAGTAAAGCAAGATTTCAAGATGAAAAGTCCATCAGACTCAGCTGTGATGTTACCTAGCACTCCACAGGCTGGTGCCAATCCGCCATCTCCCCGTAAAAGTAGTTGGAGAAAACAACCTATGAGTGCAACCCTTAGAGAACGATTAAGGAAAACTAGATCTTCATTTAATTCCTGCTACAGTGTGGTAAAACGACTTAAAGTAGAGAGTGAAGAAAATGATCAGACCTTTTCAGATAAACCAGCACCTTCAACAGAAGAGAACTGTTTGGAATTTCAAGAAAACTTTAAACACATAGACAGTGAATTTGAAGAAagtacatatttgaaaaatactttcaaGAATATCAATGAATGTGAATCTAAATCACTTGATACTGAGTCATGTCGTGATCTCCAAAATGACTTTATGAATGAGACTCTTCCCAACCAtggattaaacaaagaaaaagtaaaattggtgAAGCAGATTCAGGAGAAAGAAGACCTTCTTAGGAGACTAAAACTAGTCAAAATGTATAGATCAAAG gtcaATG GGTAA